From one Trifolium pratense cultivar HEN17-A07 linkage group LG1, ARS_RC_1.1, whole genome shotgun sequence genomic stretch:
- the LOC123909935 gene encoding uncharacterized protein LOC123909935, whose product MEYECSPLSWEFYNHDEGLLEDLKHSLLYTTLELEATIVSAKEEITKKECELINANDLLSKVIKERDEAREKCQKLMLEKQELQIENKSGSENEHNSAPNYASSDCEENSSTTLPTQFQAVLELAEKKPLPEKGKFLKAVVEAGPLLQTLLLAGPLPQWQHPPPQLKAIEIPPVSISSPNSSSLSKKRDFLLSSVGSDCSVSKCRKVVQHLPTTPTHFLPHPSFS is encoded by the exons ATGGAATATGAATGTAGCCCTCTTAGTTGGGAATTCTATAACCATGATGAG GGATTATTAGAGGACTTGAAACATTCACTTTTGTACACAACTTTGGAGCTAGAAGCAACAATTGTGTCAGCTAAAGAAGAGATTACAAAAAAAGAATGTGAATTAATTAATGCTAATGATCTTTTAAGCAAAGTCATTAAAGAAAGAGATGAAGCTAGAGAAAAATGTCAAAAACTAATGCTTGAAAAACAAGAGTTACAAATAGAGAACAAATCAGGAAGTGAAAATGAGCATAACTCAGCACCAAATTATGCTTCTTCTGATTGTGAAGAAAATAGTTCAACAACACTTCCAACACAATTTCAAGCAGTGTTAGAGTTAGCTGAAAAGAAACCATTGCCAGAAAAAGGAAAGTTTTTGAAAGCTGTGGTTGAAGCTGGTCCATTGTTGCAAACACTTCTTCTAGCTGGACCACTTCCACAGTGGCAACATCCACCACCACAACTCAAAGCCATCGAGATTCCTCCGGTTTCGATTTCATCTCCAAATTCTTCATCTTTAAGCAAGAAAAGGGATTTTTTACTCTCTTCAGTTGGTTCTGATTGTTCTGTTTCAAAGTGTAGAAAAGTTGTTCAGCACTTACCAACAACACCTACTCATTT